Proteins from a genomic interval of Diceros bicornis minor isolate mBicDic1 chromosome 34, mDicBic1.mat.cur, whole genome shotgun sequence:
- the LOC131397724 gene encoding ret finger protein-like 4A, producing the protein MAEHFKEASRCRGCMTYLEKPMYLQCGYVCCLQCVNSLQKEPHGEGVLCPTCSSVSQKKDIRPGSQLGALVSKIQELEPQLRAVLQMNPRMRKFQVDVTFDDGTANNHLIISQDLRSAHRRYFKRNQRTHDERLNDAVSVLGSPRFTSGRHYWEVDVETSKEWVVGICRESVIRHGVILLSSKLGFWTMGLSNGGLFSASTVPLTILSVSPQLDRVGIFLDMDIGIISFYHVSNGSHIFTFTKVSAAEPLRPFFANLNLNEDDEGFCRIYPVMNPGMASPPMSPGQGN; encoded by the exons ATGGCTGAACACTTTAAAGAAGCAAGCAGATGTCGTGGCTGCATGACCTATCTTGAAAAACCCATGTACCTGCAATGTGGGTATGTCTGCTGCCTCCAGTGCGTCAACTCACTGCAGAAGGAGCCCCATGGGGAGGGTGTATTGTGCCCCACCTGTTCCTCAGTCTCTCAGAAGAAGGACATCAGGCCTGGTAGCCAGCTGGGGGCGCTGGTTTCAAAGATCCAGGAGTTAGAGCCCCAGCTGAGAGCTGTTCTCCAGATGAACCCAAGGATGAGGAAGTTCCAAG TGGACGTGACCTTCGATGACGGTACAGCCAATAACCACCTCATCATTTCTCAAGACCTGAGGAGTGCCCATCGTAGGTATTTCAAACGGAATCAGAGGACCCATGATGAGAGACTCAACGATGCAGTCAGTGTCCTGGGCTCCCCTCGGTTCACGTCTGGCCGCCATTACTGGGAGGTGGACGTGGAGACAAGCAAAGAATGGGTTGTGGGCATTTGCAGAGAATCTGTTATTCGACATGGGGTCATTTTACTGTCTTCAAAACTTGGCTTCTGGACTATGGGATTGAGCAATGGAGGTCTCTTCTCAGCTAGCACTGTGCCTTTGACCATTCTCTCAGTGAGCCCTCAGTTAGATCGAGTAGGGATTTTCCTGGATATGGATATTGGGATCATTTCCTTTTATCATGTTAGCAATGGATCCCATATTTTTACATTCACTAAAGTTTCTGCTGCAGAGCCTCTGCGTCCATTTTTTGCTAATCTAAATCTGAATGAGGATGATGAGGGCTTCTGTAGAATTTACCCTGTGATGAATCCAGGCATGGCTAGTCCTCCAATGAGTCCTGGGCAAGGAAACTGA